In Humulus lupulus chromosome 7, drHumLupu1.1, whole genome shotgun sequence, the following are encoded in one genomic region:
- the LOC133792526 gene encoding uncharacterized protein LOC133792526, with protein MAANQRDGVNNNDGQNHIAQDQNVRALRYYVLPAVTGVHSCIRPPTVTTNNFEIKSAMIQMVETSVQFGGLPNEDPNLHIVNFLELCAMFKFNGWPVERDTSQRKVAGVHELDAIAALTAQLASLTKQLQQNKISAQAQAIQMQSGCEICGGPHLYEHCTAANIYGNIPVDQAQVQAVGNFQRPYQNSFSNTYNPGWRNHPNFSWRNNQGQQSQFQGPYQQNMSQQPMNQASSSHQPRPQDQPENPNDLQAALLTLTNT; from the exons ATGGCTGCCAACCAAAGAGACGGGGTTAACAACAATGATGGTCAAAATCACATCGCTCAGGACCAAAATGTGCGAGCATTAAGATATTATGTGCTCCCTGCTGTCACAGGAGTGCACTCATGCATTAGACCGCCGACTGTTACTACCAATAACTTTGAGATTAAGTCGGCGATGATACAAATGGTCGAGACTTCTGTCCAGTTTGGTGGTCTCCCCAATGAGGATCCTAACTTGCACATAGTGAACTTCCTTGAGCTATGTGCAATGTTCAAGTTTAATGGG TGGCCTGTCGAAAGAGACACCTCACAGAGAAAAGTAGCTGGGGTACATGAATTAGATGCTATCGCTGCTTTAACTGCTCAGCTTGCTTCATTGACAAAACAGTTGCAACAAAACAAGATCTCAGCTCAAGCCCAGGCTATACAGATGCAATCAGGGTGTGAAATATGTGGAGGGCCTCATTTGTATGAACATTGTACAGCGGCCAACATTTATGGTAATATACCAGTTGATCAGGCTCAGGTACAGGCAGTTGGTAATTTTCAGAGGCCATATCAAAATTCGTTCTCCaacacttacaatcctgggtggagaAATCACCCAAATTTCTCATGGAGAAACAATCAGGGCCAACAGTCACAGTTTCAAGGGCCATACCAGCAAAACATGTCACAACAGCCTATGAATCAAGCCTCATCGTCACACCAGCCTAGACCGCAAGATCAACCAGAAAATCCTAATGACTTGCAAGCAGCCTTGTTGACTCTCACTAATACTTAG
- the LOC133789055 gene encoding auxin-induced protein 15A-like: protein MGFRFSSVVHAKQLIKRSFSNSKNVPKGYFAVYVGEKRMKRFVIPVAYLNQPSFQELLSQAEEEFGFDHPMGALTIPCREDEFADLISRLNAY from the coding sequence ATGGGTTTTCGTTTTTCCAGTGTAGTTCATGCTAAGCAACTCATTAAGAGGTCTTTTTCTAATAGTAAAAATGTCCCAAAAGGCTATTTTGCAGTGTATGTTGGAGAAAAAAGAATGAAGAGATTTGTGATCCCTGTGGCATACTTGAACCAGCCTTCATTTCAAGAGTTGTTGAGTCAAGCTGAAGAGGAATTTGGATTTGATCATCCAATGGGAGCTCTTACAATTCCCTGCAGAGAAGATGAATTCGCCGATCTTATTTCTCGGTTGAATGCCTACTGA